A single region of the Enterococcus mundtii genome encodes:
- a CDS encoding AAA family ATPase has product MKKYLFLLAGSPGTGKTYLMERLFERFPTMYRLTLDEVKEYYAESIGFDNLAERAEQEKNKVYPFFYQALELYMEAGKKVIVSEYPFSDKQKGPLGALSKKYGYEVITIRLHADFDVLWQRRYKRDRDPERHLSYIMDHYHYGDTLDDRSLGTNHITKEEFRAVINDRKYEHFELGTLYTFDVTDFTKVDYTPLLNELEWRVANDQ; this is encoded by the coding sequence ATGAAAAAATATTTGTTTCTTTTGGCAGGAAGTCCTGGGACAGGAAAAACTTATTTGATGGAACGACTGTTCGAACGTTTTCCAACGATGTATCGTCTTACCTTAGATGAAGTCAAAGAGTATTACGCTGAATCAATTGGGTTCGATAATTTAGCTGAACGAGCAGAGCAAGAAAAAAACAAGGTGTATCCATTCTTTTATCAGGCATTGGAACTGTACATGGAAGCAGGGAAGAAAGTGATTGTTTCAGAGTATCCTTTCAGTGACAAACAAAAAGGACCATTAGGAGCGTTATCAAAAAAATATGGATATGAAGTGATCACGATTCGCTTGCACGCAGACTTTGATGTACTATGGCAACGACGTTATAAAAGAGATCGTGATCCTGAACGTCATTTGAGTTATATCATGGACCATTATCATTATGGGGATACGTTGGACGATCGATCGTTAGGAACCAATCATATCACCAAAGAAGAATTTAGAGCTGTTATAAATGATCGAAAGTATGAACACTTTGAACTTGGAACGCTTTATACATTCGATGTGACTGATTTCACCAAAGTGGATTATACGCCACTGTTAAACGAGTTAGAGTGGCGAGTGGCGAATGACCAATAA
- a CDS encoding DUF2877 domain-containing protein — MSNQEIQMSEYLSPLLQFGKIGVIHSVFEHSFNVEIKQQLINIACFHDYLSSFGINLPEDRFNTLASALQTGNRVKISDDVLTIYSISSVRQVTLKPCRLVPLNVFTLGLSKKQLLLLKPFLAEKNWQTKIGLPVDKRASTLFARMAQPNREWTTTEWQEVVGYLLGRGKGLTPSGDDLLMGYQLVLGTVSDPRGIALAVALGEAQTATTAISQAYLTCATKGYANSLVYQLFSDLAQNQEEKIEEQLEKIMRIGHSSGKDLAFGIWLALQAIEGEESEGETWKRVNKNKQ; from the coding sequence TTGAGTAATCAAGAAATTCAAATGAGCGAGTATCTATCTCCACTTTTGCAATTTGGAAAAATAGGTGTGATCCACAGCGTATTTGAGCATTCCTTTAATGTTGAAATCAAGCAACAATTGATCAATATCGCCTGTTTTCATGACTATCTATCTAGTTTTGGTATCAATCTTCCTGAAGATCGATTTAACACACTTGCTTCGGCTCTTCAAACAGGAAATCGTGTAAAAATAAGTGATGATGTATTGACGATTTACAGTATTTCAAGTGTCAGACAAGTGACATTAAAACCGTGTCGGCTGGTTCCTCTCAACGTCTTCACGTTAGGGCTATCGAAAAAACAACTACTTTTATTGAAACCATTTTTGGCTGAAAAAAACTGGCAGACAAAAATCGGGTTACCGGTAGATAAACGTGCATCCACGCTGTTTGCTCGAATGGCACAACCAAACAGAGAGTGGACGACAACTGAATGGCAAGAAGTCGTTGGTTATCTTTTAGGCAGAGGCAAAGGGTTGACGCCTAGTGGTGATGACCTATTGATGGGTTATCAGCTTGTTTTAGGGACTGTTTCAGATCCCAGAGGAATCGCGCTAGCGGTTGCTCTGGGAGAAGCCCAAACGGCAACGACTGCAATCAGCCAAGCATATCTAACTTGTGCGACAAAGGGGTACGCCAATTCACTAGTGTATCAATTATTTTCAGACTTAGCACAAAACCAAGAGGAGAAAATAGAAGAACAGTTAGAGAAAATCATGAGAATTGGTCATTCTTCGGGAAAGGATCTAGCTTTTGGTATTTGGTTGGCGCTACAAGCAATCGAAGGAGAAGAAAGTGAGGGTGAAACATGGAAGCGAGTAAACAAAAACAAGCAGTAA
- a CDS encoding MFS transporter, with the protein MEASKQKQAVRVSDTYWIKVVAIFFIGWILMYATRTIFNPIMGVVGEEFGLSNTQLGLANSIFFLTYAIAQIPFGIVGDKIGRKLVITVGFLLLAVATYFTGLATTFILFLVIRAIAGIGQGAYYGPQFALSTEAIPKSKRTIGNAIINSGMAFGTSGGYLLSSKLVLENGDDWSKPFYLMAIPTLIVGILFYVLLKEKVIRPGEEAEVEEGPKEKISLKQIFTNRNLVAAFILCFTSIYANFVILTWLPQFLIAERGFTGASVGFISSLVPWASIPGALLFARINDKTGATKKLVFVLVPLAIVSVFAIAFVTNRTLLITVLILYGLTGKLALDPIMVTFVTKHAPRAALGTTLSAYNFIGMSGSILAPYVTGYLADTSGSMQVGFYLSCVLLIIGLILFALLAKEDRTQTLK; encoded by the coding sequence ATGGAAGCGAGTAAACAAAAACAAGCAGTAAGAGTCAGTGATACTTACTGGATCAAAGTAGTAGCAATCTTTTTTATTGGTTGGATCTTGATGTATGCCACACGAACGATTTTTAACCCGATCATGGGAGTGGTCGGGGAAGAATTCGGTTTAAGCAATACGCAATTAGGCTTAGCAAATAGTATCTTTTTTCTGACATATGCCATCGCTCAGATTCCTTTTGGGATCGTCGGAGACAAAATTGGACGAAAGTTAGTCATCACAGTGGGATTTTTACTTTTGGCAGTAGCGACATACTTCACCGGATTAGCCACGACGTTTATTTTATTCTTAGTGATTCGTGCCATCGCTGGGATCGGGCAAGGTGCTTACTACGGTCCACAGTTTGCCTTGTCGACAGAAGCGATTCCAAAGAGTAAACGGACGATTGGAAATGCCATCATTAATAGTGGTATGGCTTTTGGAACATCAGGCGGTTATCTTCTATCAAGTAAATTGGTCTTAGAAAACGGGGATGATTGGAGCAAGCCATTTTATCTGATGGCGATTCCTACATTGATTGTCGGCATTTTGTTTTATGTATTGTTGAAAGAAAAAGTGATCCGTCCGGGTGAAGAAGCAGAAGTGGAAGAAGGTCCAAAAGAAAAAATTTCTTTGAAGCAGATTTTTACAAATCGTAACTTAGTAGCAGCCTTTATTTTATGTTTTACCAGCATTTATGCTAATTTTGTGATTCTTACTTGGTTGCCGCAGTTTTTGATTGCAGAACGTGGATTTACTGGAGCGAGTGTTGGCTTTATTTCTTCTTTAGTCCCTTGGGCATCGATACCAGGCGCCTTACTCTTTGCACGGATCAATGATAAGACAGGAGCGACGAAGAAACTAGTCTTTGTTTTGGTTCCATTAGCAATCGTTTCGGTTTTTGCTATCGCTTTTGTTACCAATCGTACCTTATTGATCACAGTGCTGATTCTTTATGGATTGACTGGGAAATTAGCACTTGACCCGATCATGGTGACGTTTGTCACGAAACATGCACCAAGAGCAGCCTTAGGAACGACGTTAAGTGCGTATAATTTTATCGGGATGTCAGGATCGATTTTAGCTCCTTACGTTACTGGTTATTTAGCAGATACTTCAGGTTCGATGCAAGTTGGTTTTTACCTCTCTTGTGTCTTGTTGATCATCGGGTTGATTCTCTTTGCCCTATTGGCAAAAGAGGATCGTACACAAACGCTGAAGTAA
- a CDS encoding class II fructose-bisphosphate aldolase, giving the protein MYTTLKEVTKTAEALNFTVGAFNTHNLEMLPEMLRAAKEMGAPIIIQTSVDTAKYIGMNVLVNVVKTIAEEEMVDAVLHLDHARDFSDIKQAIDSGYTSVMYDGSHLPFKENILKTKAVVEYAHARGVSVEGELGTIGGTEEGIHVAEDDKVYTKPEDAVEFVAATGVDALAIAIGTNHGQFKSKTEVNLPLLKEIDAVVDVPLVIHGGTGVKEEDYPELINHGIRKFNVGTELLVNWTKTAKESFGETEVSRSLRHNVIPANEAVKAIIKHKIGLFLNTGSEIYAGKS; this is encoded by the coding sequence ATGTATACGACATTAAAAGAGGTAACAAAAACAGCAGAAGCTTTGAATTTTACCGTGGGCGCATTCAACACGCATAACTTAGAGATGTTGCCAGAAATGTTACGAGCAGCCAAAGAAATGGGTGCGCCGATCATTATCCAAACAAGTGTGGATACGGCGAAATATATTGGGATGAATGTCTTAGTCAATGTAGTGAAAACGATCGCTGAAGAAGAAATGGTGGACGCTGTTCTTCATCTGGATCATGCGCGTGATTTCTCTGATATCAAGCAAGCAATCGATAGCGGTTATACTTCAGTAATGTATGATGGTTCCCATTTACCTTTTAAAGAAAATATCTTGAAAACAAAAGCAGTCGTTGAATACGCCCACGCTCGTGGTGTCTCAGTGGAAGGGGAGCTAGGGACGATTGGTGGGACGGAAGAAGGAATCCATGTGGCAGAAGATGATAAAGTGTATACGAAACCCGAAGATGCGGTAGAATTCGTAGCAGCAACTGGAGTAGACGCATTAGCAATTGCTATTGGAACAAATCATGGACAATTCAAATCAAAAACAGAAGTCAATCTACCACTCCTGAAAGAAATCGACGCAGTAGTCGATGTTCCCTTGGTCATCCACGGCGGTACTGGAGTGAAAGAGGAAGATTATCCAGAGTTGATCAACCATGGAATCCGTAAATTCAATGTTGGGACAGAGCTACTTGTTAACTGGACGAAAACAGCAAAAGAAAGCTTTGGGGAAACAGAAGTCAGCCGATCATTACGCCACAACGTGATTCCAGCCAACGAAGCAGTAAAGGCAATCATCAAACATAAAATCGGCCTGTTTTTGAATACAGGAAGTGAGATCTATGCAGGAAAGAGCTAA
- the fdrA gene encoding DUF1116 domain-containing protein has protein sequence MLETVVLPNNYQDSINLMLLTNQINSLEEVNMSQIMMGTDANKDILNNTSLLTEKAQTASANDLMIVVESEDESIMEKVLPMIDDFLADLSAKETAQPNKSVTTWKEALKQLPDANVALFSIPGEYGAAEMARALKNNLHVFSFTDNIAIEDEVRLKKLAHEKGLLMMGPDCGTGILSSIPIAFTNVVAPGNIGVVGASGTGIQEVTTIIDRLGGGVVHAIGTGGRDLSDMVGAITVKDAIVALENHEPTDVICVISKPPAKEVRDEVVQLLQSISKPVVAIFLGEKPTNHEGKVYLAHTLEETARIAVDLANEATVKKNYFEALEQPGVLTLAKEKVVKGLYSGGTLAAEAGMLISEALDLGGLVKEDGYILKSQGYEVIDLGDDRYTQGKPHPMIDPEVRIHKIEEYAKEEETGVILFDIVLGYGAHEDMVGALLPTIQSVQSEAEKAGRELYFVATVCGTKNDPQDYQKSVERLKEAGVFVAESNAKAVQLALLLKGIRLSEADKEVLAYDGKTVSVPQPSEQVMELLTTKPRVVNVGLKSFNKSIVTYGGQTVQLDWRPRASGNKKMIKILDALEEHQEQIDEENQKVTEKIKNAQPFLVDVVPAKTVIPELNDPKQKTLLHAGPPITWEAMTGPMRGACLGAALFERWAENEEEALALFEANKVRFIPCHHVQAVGPMGGITSGDMPVFIVENRKEGNQAFCILNEGIGKVLRFGAYSQEVVDRLDWIKEVLGPTIHQALAFTEEGLNLNVLIARSITMGDEFHQRNIAASLNFLKEIAPLIIQTEIPEEQKYDVIKFLADTDQFFLNIMMATGKAIVDGARQGTKGTIVTTMTRNGVDFGVRIAETGDTWHLAPVNTPKGLYFTGFNEEDGNPDIGDSAITETVGVGGMAMVAAPGVTRFVGAGGFEDALATSNEMAKICEGHNPTFSIPTWDFQGTCLGIDIRKVVETAITPVINTGIAHKNAGVGQIGAGTVRAPLACFEQALEAYAKELGINVE, from the coding sequence ATGTTAGAAACGGTTGTTTTACCAAATAATTATCAAGATTCCATCAACTTGATGCTATTGACTAATCAAATCAATTCGCTTGAGGAAGTCAACATGAGCCAGATCATGATGGGAACGGATGCTAATAAAGATATTTTGAATAACACGTCACTTTTAACAGAAAAGGCACAAACTGCGTCTGCGAACGATTTAATGATCGTGGTAGAGAGTGAGGATGAATCAATCATGGAAAAGGTACTGCCAATGATTGATGATTTTTTAGCGGATCTATCAGCAAAAGAGACAGCACAACCGAATAAATCAGTGACCACGTGGAAAGAAGCATTGAAACAATTACCAGATGCAAATGTCGCCTTGTTTAGTATTCCGGGGGAATACGGCGCAGCAGAAATGGCACGTGCGTTGAAGAATAATCTGCATGTTTTTTCATTTACGGATAATATTGCGATCGAAGATGAAGTCCGTCTGAAAAAACTAGCGCATGAAAAAGGATTACTGATGATGGGGCCAGATTGTGGGACAGGTATTTTATCGAGTATCCCAATTGCTTTTACGAATGTTGTCGCACCTGGAAATATTGGCGTAGTTGGTGCATCTGGTACGGGTATCCAAGAAGTGACGACAATCATTGATCGTCTAGGTGGAGGTGTGGTTCATGCCATTGGTACCGGTGGTCGTGACTTGAGCGACATGGTGGGAGCAATAACGGTCAAAGATGCAATCGTGGCACTTGAAAACCATGAACCAACAGATGTGATCTGTGTGATTTCTAAGCCACCTGCAAAAGAGGTACGTGACGAGGTAGTGCAATTATTGCAGAGTATTTCAAAACCAGTCGTCGCTATATTTTTAGGAGAAAAACCAACGAATCACGAAGGAAAAGTCTATCTGGCACACACGTTAGAGGAAACTGCCCGTATCGCTGTGGATTTAGCAAACGAAGCAACAGTGAAAAAAAATTACTTTGAAGCACTAGAACAGCCGGGTGTCTTGACGCTTGCTAAAGAAAAAGTCGTCAAAGGGCTATATTCTGGAGGAACGCTCGCAGCTGAAGCAGGCATGCTGATTTCAGAAGCATTAGATTTAGGTGGTCTGGTCAAAGAAGATGGGTATATCTTGAAATCTCAAGGGTATGAAGTGATTGATTTAGGAGATGATCGTTATACACAAGGTAAACCACATCCAATGATCGATCCGGAAGTCCGGATCCATAAAATAGAAGAGTACGCCAAGGAAGAAGAAACTGGCGTCATCTTATTTGATATTGTTTTAGGATATGGTGCCCATGAAGACATGGTGGGTGCATTGTTACCAACGATCCAATCTGTGCAGTCAGAAGCGGAAAAAGCAGGACGTGAACTTTATTTCGTGGCGACAGTGTGTGGGACGAAGAATGATCCACAAGACTACCAAAAATCAGTGGAACGTTTGAAAGAAGCAGGTGTTTTTGTCGCAGAGAGTAATGCTAAAGCGGTTCAACTGGCGTTGTTGTTAAAAGGCATCAGATTGTCTGAAGCAGATAAAGAAGTCTTAGCATATGATGGAAAAACAGTTTCTGTACCACAACCGAGTGAGCAAGTCATGGAGTTGTTGACGACGAAACCGCGTGTAGTGAATGTCGGTTTGAAAAGCTTCAACAAATCGATTGTCACCTATGGTGGACAAACAGTCCAGTTGGATTGGCGGCCTCGCGCGAGCGGTAACAAGAAAATGATCAAAATTTTAGATGCGTTGGAAGAGCATCAGGAGCAAATTGATGAAGAAAATCAGAAAGTGACAGAAAAAATCAAGAACGCACAGCCGTTTCTGGTCGATGTGGTCCCTGCAAAAACGGTGATTCCTGAATTAAATGATCCAAAGCAAAAAACACTATTGCATGCAGGCCCGCCAATCACTTGGGAGGCGATGACCGGACCGATGCGAGGCGCGTGTCTAGGTGCAGCGTTATTCGAACGTTGGGCAGAAAACGAAGAAGAAGCATTAGCACTTTTTGAAGCAAATAAAGTGCGATTCATTCCTTGTCATCATGTACAAGCAGTAGGACCGATGGGAGGGATCACTTCTGGTGATATGCCGGTCTTCATTGTTGAAAACCGGAAAGAAGGCAATCAAGCCTTCTGTATCTTGAATGAAGGTATCGGTAAGGTATTACGTTTTGGTGCGTATTCCCAAGAAGTCGTTGATCGCTTAGATTGGATCAAAGAAGTACTAGGACCAACAATCCATCAAGCATTGGCATTCACCGAGGAAGGATTGAATCTAAATGTTTTGATCGCCCGGTCGATTACGATGGGGGATGAATTCCATCAAAGAAATATTGCTGCTTCTTTGAATTTCCTGAAAGAAATCGCTCCATTGATCATTCAAACGGAGATTCCTGAAGAACAAAAATATGATGTAATCAAGTTCTTAGCAGATACGGATCAATTTTTCTTGAATATCATGATGGCTACGGGAAAAGCAATCGTCGATGGTGCGCGCCAAGGGACTAAAGGAACAATCGTGACAACGATGACACGTAATGGTGTCGATTTTGGTGTCCGAATCGCAGAAACAGGCGATACATGGCATCTAGCGCCTGTAAATACACCAAAGGGCTTGTACTTTACAGGATTCAATGAAGAAGATGGTAATCCCGATATTGGCGATAGTGCTATCACTGAAACTGTCGGTGTAGGTGGAATGGCCATGGTCGCAGCACCAGGTGTGACCCGTTTTGTTGGTGCAGGTGGTTTTGAAGATGCGTTAGCAACCTCAAATGAAATGGCGAAAATCTGCGAAGGGCATAACCCAACGTTTTCGATACCAACTTGGGATTTTCAAGGAACTTGCTTAGGAATCGATATTCGCAAAGTGGTGGAAACAGCAATCACTCCTGTTATAAATACTGGGATCGCGCACAAAAATGCTGGAGTGGGGCAAATTGGCGCAGGTACAGTTCGGGCACCACTCGCTTGCTTTGAACAAGCCTTAGAGGCCTATGCTAAGGAGCTAGGGATCAACGTTGAGTAA
- a CDS encoding alpha/beta hydrolase codes for MKETKQLLDDITVTIYPAQSDTPKYILYLHGGGLIYGSKGDIPNRLKDLFLAHGYTLLALDYLLAPNTSVTEIIAKLNESFDALKKTIIHEHPFGICGRSAGSYLMFHLTKYLCVDRGLSPNFLINFYGYADFEFLKKQTTPTTHTLTEEMLIDIDQQTPTADDPLMGRALLYYYGRQQGILADYYRLPKSLDWSDYAISETELAVFPPCYSTASTSDQEVPFASSKRISKQIPNSRFKPVYDLEHDFLKQTNEPQVQTVLKELSDWLSTKESL; via the coding sequence ATGAAAGAAACCAAACAACTACTCGATGACATTACAGTAACCATTTATCCTGCTCAGAGTGATACACCGAAATATATCCTTTATTTGCATGGTGGCGGATTGATTTACGGATCAAAAGGTGACATACCCAATAGGCTAAAAGATCTCTTTTTAGCTCATGGCTACACTCTGCTAGCTCTTGATTACCTGTTGGCACCAAATACATCTGTAACAGAAATCATTGCAAAACTAAATGAAAGCTTTGATGCCTTAAAAAAGACAATCATTCATGAACACCCCTTTGGTATTTGCGGGCGTTCTGCCGGAAGTTATTTGATGTTCCACCTAACCAAATATTTGTGTGTGGATCGAGGGCTTTCACCCAATTTCCTAATCAATTTTTATGGCTATGCTGATTTTGAATTTCTGAAGAAACAAACCACTCCCACCACACACACATTAACAGAAGAAATGCTTATAGACATTGATCAACAAACACCCACGGCAGACGATCCACTGATGGGTCGCGCCTTACTTTATTACTATGGACGACAACAAGGAATCTTAGCCGATTACTATCGCTTACCGAAATCACTGGATTGGTCGGATTATGCCATTAGTGAAACAGAACTTGCAGTTTTTCCTCCTTGCTATAGTACCGCCAGCACCTCAGACCAAGAAGTACCTTTTGCTTCAAGTAAAAGGATAAGCAAACAGATCCCGAATAGTCGATTCAAACCTGTTTATGATCTAGAACATGACTTTTTGAAACAAACAAACGAGCCCCAAGTCCAAACAGTCTTAAAGGAATTATCAGATTGGTTATCCACCAAAGAGTCACTTTGA
- the arcC gene encoding carbamate kinase: MGLNVIALGGNAILETDPTDKGQKAIVEQAAEAIAAFVEQGEQVILCHGNGPQVGNLLLQQQAGISAKNPPMSLDTCVAMTQGSIGYWLQQALTNAFTQHGITQPVVSIVTQVLVDPNDPSFQKPTKPIGPFYTEEEAKKSVQKNEGTYVEDAGRGYRKVVASPQPKEIVEKEALQALVAANVVTICAGGGGIPVIESSGLYQGVEAVNDKDFSAAVLADAVGADRLIILTGVEHIYINYGKPEEQALETMTPEEAKEYVAGGHFAAGSMLPKVEAAVRFVASDPKRQAVITSIEKLNHLTEGAGTVIQQTR, from the coding sequence ATGGGATTAAATGTGATTGCTTTAGGTGGGAATGCTATTTTAGAAACTGATCCAACCGATAAAGGACAAAAAGCCATAGTCGAACAGGCGGCTGAAGCTATCGCAGCTTTTGTTGAACAAGGAGAACAAGTCATTCTTTGTCATGGCAATGGTCCGCAGGTTGGCAATTTATTATTGCAGCAACAAGCAGGAATAAGCGCAAAAAATCCTCCAATGAGCTTGGATACATGTGTCGCAATGACACAAGGAAGTATTGGCTATTGGTTACAACAAGCGTTAACCAATGCGTTTACGCAACATGGGATCACCCAACCGGTCGTTTCCATCGTGACACAAGTGTTAGTTGATCCGAATGATCCATCGTTTCAGAAGCCAACGAAACCGATTGGACCATTTTATACAGAAGAGGAGGCAAAAAAATCGGTACAAAAAAATGAAGGAACATACGTGGAAGATGCAGGACGTGGTTATCGTAAAGTCGTTGCATCTCCTCAACCAAAAGAAATTGTGGAAAAAGAAGCACTTCAAGCGTTAGTAGCAGCTAATGTTGTCACGATTTGTGCAGGTGGAGGTGGTATCCCAGTAATTGAATCATCTGGGCTTTATCAAGGCGTGGAAGCGGTCAATGATAAAGATTTCTCAGCAGCCGTATTGGCAGACGCTGTGGGTGCCGATCGTTTGATCATTTTAACTGGTGTCGAGCATATCTATATCAACTATGGAAAACCAGAAGAACAAGCCTTAGAGACGATGACTCCCGAAGAAGCAAAAGAATACGTAGCTGGTGGTCATTTTGCAGCTGGAAGTATGTTGCCAAAAGTAGAGGCAGCGGTCCGTTTTGTTGCAAGTGATCCAAAACGTCAAGCAGTCATTACTTCCATTGAAAAATTGAACCATTTGACTGAAGGTGCGGGAACAGTGATCCAACAAACGAGGTAA
- a CDS encoding PucR family transcriptional regulator → MKLRELLLLGELKKGKILTNEIGLDNEVETAMVLEAIDIENWSKQNQLILTSFYALNDLSEKELEDFFIKMCQIGISGLVLKTDRFIKVIPEWFIELCFKYEIPLIKISQEISYEKILLTIYEPLLNAHAHTLRTYYEARQRFNRLEKQFSSLETIMQEFYQIIELPFSLKLLDKEIEICEGMIPTDAIVLSRESLPQTDFMKNDYSLLTLYAQTDSKKRYALEIAIFNNYSLNCLLLVYLNNQQIKETDLVIIENAIDALQEKFNTESLLKKERYTRLNNLADAILQNTPRNPEELDSLLQEAHMQSKDTYQTIVFSTKEMQTQLMKNRILTLLRTLKKEAIFFDQHQYSAVLFNFAQSEGPITKDQISRLMVEILAENQQVTFAISQAKPRQEIKELLFECLDILNFNTSFYNGPVVTSEDIGIFKHFIRENQIATLQEAIPLKLAQLAQTDYDLFETFYCFLQHNRNYKQTAEAMFLHAKTIRYRLHKISNYLSIDLTNPLQMINHEIGAYIIKMRRQANERNQTTTR, encoded by the coding sequence ATGAAATTAAGGGAGTTATTATTGCTAGGTGAACTAAAAAAAGGGAAGATTCTAACGAATGAGATTGGTTTAGATAATGAAGTCGAAACTGCAATGGTCTTAGAAGCCATTGATATCGAAAATTGGAGCAAACAAAATCAGCTGATCCTGACCTCGTTTTATGCATTGAACGACTTGTCAGAAAAAGAACTGGAAGATTTTTTCATCAAGATGTGTCAAATCGGGATCAGCGGTCTTGTGTTAAAAACCGATCGTTTTATCAAGGTGATCCCCGAATGGTTTATTGAGTTATGCTTCAAATATGAAATCCCATTGATCAAAATCAGTCAAGAGATCAGCTATGAAAAAATTCTATTAACGATTTATGAGCCGTTACTCAATGCACATGCCCATACTTTACGAACCTACTATGAAGCACGCCAAAGATTCAACCGTCTAGAAAAACAGTTTTCTTCTTTAGAAACGATCATGCAAGAGTTTTATCAAATCATCGAACTTCCTTTTTCCTTAAAATTGCTTGATAAAGAAATCGAAATTTGCGAAGGGATGATTCCAACCGATGCCATCGTACTCTCACGTGAATCGCTGCCACAAACAGATTTCATGAAAAACGATTATTCTTTACTGACACTTTATGCTCAAACAGACTCGAAAAAACGCTATGCATTAGAGATTGCGATTTTCAATAACTATTCTCTCAATTGCTTATTGCTTGTTTATCTGAACAACCAACAAATCAAAGAAACCGACCTAGTCATTATCGAAAATGCCATTGACGCCTTGCAAGAAAAATTCAATACAGAAAGCCTATTGAAAAAAGAACGCTATACTCGTTTAAATAATTTAGCTGATGCGATTTTACAAAATACACCACGAAATCCTGAAGAACTAGATAGCTTGCTACAAGAAGCGCATATGCAGTCAAAAGATACTTACCAGACAATCGTCTTTTCAACTAAAGAGATGCAAACGCAATTAATGAAAAATCGCATCCTTACACTTTTACGGACACTGAAAAAAGAGGCGATTTTCTTTGACCAACATCAATATTCAGCTGTTTTATTCAACTTTGCTCAATCGGAAGGGCCTATCACTAAAGATCAGATTTCACGTCTGATGGTAGAAATACTCGCAGAAAATCAACAAGTAACATTTGCCATCAGCCAAGCAAAACCACGACAGGAAATCAAGGAATTGTTGTTTGAATGTTTGGATATTTTGAATTTCAATACCTCATTTTACAATGGCCCTGTTGTGACATCCGAAGATATCGGCATATTCAAACATTTTATTCGAGAAAATCAGATAGCAACATTGCAAGAAGCAATCCCTCTAAAATTGGCGCAGTTGGCTCAAACAGACTATGACTTATTTGAAACTTTTTATTGTTTTTTACAACACAATCGGAATTACAAACAAACAGCAGAAGCAATGTTTTTACATGCTAAAACGATTCGTTATCGTCTCCACAAAATTTCCAATTATCTATCAATTGATTTAACAAATCCGTTACAAATGATCAATCATGAGATTGGCGCCTATATTATCAAAATGAGGAGACAGGCAAATGAAAGAAACCAAACAACTACTCGATGA